A single window of Gossypium arboreum isolate Shixiya-1 chromosome 13, ASM2569848v2, whole genome shotgun sequence DNA harbors:
- the LOC108461710 gene encoding uncharacterized protein LOC108461710, whose translation MGDEKVKEEAMRMIGMFQVLPRLVVFDLDYTLWPFYCECRSKREMPSMYPHVKGIITALKEKGIDLAIASRSPTADIANTFLDKLNIKSMFVAKEIFSSWTHKTDHFQRIHSRTGIPFNSMLFFDDEDRNIQAVSKMGVTSIYVGDGVNLGALRQGLTEFTENQNASEKNKQRWLKKYSQNSSSSEKKDLK comes from the exons ATGGGAGACGAGAAAGTAAAGGAGGAAGCCATGCGGATGATTGGGATGTTCCAAGTTCTTCCTCGTTTGGTCGTTTTCGATCTCGATTACACTCTCTGGCCTTTTTACTG TGAGTGTCGATCCAAACGCGAAATGCCATCGATGTACCCCCATGTTAAAGGCATAATAACCGCACTCAAGGAGAAAGGGATTGATCTAGCTATTGCCTCTAGGTCTCCTACTGCAGATATAGCTAACACATTTCTTGACAAATTGAATATCAAGTCTATGTTTGTTGCTAAG GAAATATTTTCCAGCTGGACACACAAGACCGATCATTTCCAGAGAATTCACTCAAGGACTGGGATTCCCTTCAACTCAATGCTCTTTTTTGATGATGAGGATAGGAACATACAAGCT GTCTCGAAGATGGGAGTAACAAGCATATATGTGGGTGATGGGGTTAACCTTGGAGCATTGAGACAAGGGTTAACAGAGTTCACTGAAAATCAAAATGCATCCGAGAAGAACAAGCAGAGATGGCTCAAGAAATACTCCCAAAATTCAAGTTCATCTGAGAAGAAAGACCTGAAATGA
- the LOC108461769 gene encoding uncharacterized protein LOC108461769 has product MARNGDPQGDGGEPVLPRASSSTRLRSRSDPFLVVCRCFSVITSLTAILCIAVNVLSAFRSFKNGADVFDGIFRCYAVVIAFFVVLAETEWGFIIKFWKVLEYWAGRGMLQIFVAVMTRAFPDYTVKQQDLVLLQNIASYMLLACGVVYIFSGILCIGFLKRSRQQKEITREQAVQDLEELERRREELEQLLLAERV; this is encoded by the exons ATGGCGAGAAATGGAGATCCACAGGGCGACGGCGGCGAGCCAGTGCTGCCGAGAGCGTCTTCCAGCACCAGACTAAGGTCCAGATCCGACCCCTTTTTGGTGGTTTGCCGTTGTTTTAGTGTTATAACGTCTCTCACTGCGATTCTCTGCATTGCCGTCAATGTTCTCTCTGCCTTTCGATCTTTCAAGAACGGAGCCGAT GTTTTTGACGGGATTTTTCGGTGTTACGCTGTTGTAATTGCCTTCTTTGTGGTTCTGGCGGAAACAGAATGGGGATTCATAATCAAGTTCTGGAAG GTTTTGGAGTACTGGGCTGGTAGGGGTATGCTGCAAATCTT CGTTGCAGTAATGACAAGAGCTTTCCCTGATTATACAGTAAAGCAACAGGATCTGGTTCTTCTTCAGAACATAGCAAGCTATATGCTCCTTGCCTGTGGTGTAGTTTACATTTTCTCG GGAATCTTATGCATTGGTTTTCTCAAACGTTCTCGCCAGCAAAAGGAAATTACAAGGGAACAAGCAGTTCAAGATCTGGAG GAATTggagagaagaagagaagaacTTGAACAATTGCTGTTGGCAGAAAGGGTATGA